A window of the Eschrichtius robustus isolate mEscRob2 chromosome 5, mEscRob2.pri, whole genome shotgun sequence genome harbors these coding sequences:
- the TMEM169 gene encoding transmembrane protein 169 yields the protein MEEPAPVEGQGQLPSPHQGSLRKAMAAALALDGESTLGRRKKKKKESRPESIIIYRSESEKLDEEPGELEGGDQPKEEEGDDFLDYPADDGMWNMPVDSRYVTLTGTITRGKKKGQMVDIHVTLTEKELQELTKPKVSSREMAPEGRKACQLGADRGPHVVLWTLVCLPVVFILSFVVSFYYGTITWYNIFLVYNEERTFWHKISCCPCLILFYPVLIMAMSSSLGLYAAVVQLSWSWGAWWQAARDMEKGFCGWLCSKLGLEDCSPYSIVELLESDNISGTLSNKDATQEVETSTV from the exons ATGGAAGAGCCAGCACCAGTGGAAGGCCAGGGCCAGCTCCCAAGCCCCCACCAGGGCTCTCTGAGGAAAGCCATGGCAGCTGCCCTGGCCCTTGATGGGGAATCCACACTGGGTcgcaggaaaaagaagaagaaagagtccCGCCCAGAATCTATTATCATCTACCGGTCAGAGAGTGAGAAACTGGATGAGGAGCCTGGGGAATTAGAAGGTGGAGATCAGcctaaagaggaggagggagatgatTTCCTAGACTATCCTGCGGATGATG GTATGTGGAACATGCCTGTGGACAGCCGCTATGTAACATTAACTGGGACCATCACCCGAGGGAAGAAAAAGGGGCAGATGGTGGACATCCATGTCACATTGACAGAGAAGGAGCTGCAGGAACTCACCAAGCCTAAAGTGTCTTCAAGGGAAATGGCACCTGAAGGCAGAAAGGCCTGCCAGCTGGGAGCAGACCGTGGGCCCCACGTGGTCCTCTGGACGCTGGTCTGCCTGCCTGTGGTTTTCATCCTCTCCTTCGTGGTCTCTTTCTACTATGGCACCATCACCTGGTACAATATCTTTCTTGTGTACAACGAGGAGAGGACCTTCTGGCACAAGATCTCATGTTGCCCCTGCCTCATTCTCTTCTATCCAGTGCTCATCATGGCCATGTCCTCTTCCCTGGGCCTCTATGCTGCCGTGGTCCAGCTCTCATGGTCCTGGGGAGCATGGTGGCAAGCTGCCCGGGACATGGAGAAAGGCTTCTGTGGCTGGCTGTGCAGCAAGCTGGGTCTGGAAGACTGTTCTCCCTACAGCATTGTGGAGCTGCTTGAATCTGACAATATCTCAGGCACTCTGTCCAACAAGGATGCCACCCAGGAGGTAGAAACATCTACCGTCTAA